From the genome of Gemmatimonadota bacterium:
CCCGCGGCTCCTCGGGGTTCCGCCGCGACAGTCTTCCCAGCTTGAGGTGAGCGCCGGCCGGGACCTCCGGGTGGGCCGGACCGGGTGTGCGTGCCATCCTTTCTGTGATGGGGAATTCCTCCCAACTGCGAGGCCTCGAGGCCGGCATGATCGACGTGGCTCTGACCACCGGGCTCTCGGTACCCTCTCTTTGGCTTGTCCCGCGGAGCTCCGCACGGAGCATGTTCCAGCTCCCCATGCCGTGGCCCGGACGAGCCGGAGGAAGCCGGGATGGATGACCGGCTGTCCCGGAGGACGACCGTTCTGGTCGCTTCCTTCTTGGCTCTCGCGTTCGTGGCCTCCAGGGTGACGGCGCTCGCGCATCGCATCATCCTGGCGGACAACGACAGCGCCGGATATCTGACTCAGGCTCAACACCTCGTGAGCCAGGGGTGGGCCGCGTACTTGGGGCTCTTGCCCGATGCCACCCCGGCCTATCCCTTCTCCATTGCTCTGATCACCGCGGCGACCGGGATCACGCCGGCGCTGGCCGGGCGGATGATTTCCCTGGGGGCCTCCGCCCTCATCGCGACTCTCGTGTTCAGCACCGCGACCCTTCTCTTCTCCCGAAGGACAGGTCTCATCGCGTTGGCGCTCGTGGTCGTGAGTGCTCCGCTCACCTACTGGGCCGTAAGCATCCTGACGGAGCCCCTCTTCGTCGCGCTCGTGCATCTGGGGCTTTATTTGTTCCTTGCGCACTACCTGGTCGGGAGGAAGGCGGAGGTCGGAGGGGAAGCTGGGGAGTCCCTGGCCCCGGGGTCCCCCGCCTTGCGTTGGGGCGCCGCGCTCGGGGCGATCTTCGCGATCGCCTTCCTGACCCGCTTCGAGGGAGTGATCTACCTGGCGCTGGTTCCGTTCTGGGCGGGCCTTCTCCTCGTGGCGAACGGCTCCATCCGGACAGGGTGGCGGCGGTGGCTTGCATGGTCCGCCGCCTTCGGCATCACCTTCGCGATTCTCAGCGCGCCCCAAGTGTTGAAGGTCAGTACCCAGGCGGGAACCTTCATGCTCAATGGCCGACAGGTGTGGTCCGCGGTTCTCAACGCGCCTGGTCCGGAGAGCTACGAGGAGCGGATCTACGGATTGGACTACGCGGATGACCAAGTCAACATCGATTACCTCCAGCTGCACCCGGACGTGTTGTCGAACGAACCGCTCGACATCGTGGGCACCCTAGCCCTCTTGTCGGCGAATTCCGAAGAGGCGTTGGACGGACGCCTTCCGGAACTTTTCGGACTCTTCACGATAGTCCTCGCGGCCTTCGGCCTCATGGCATTGATGCGGAGGCCGCACAGAAGATTCACCGTGCCCGTCATCCTGACCTTTTTCATCCTATCCACGGTTCCATCTCTGCTGCACAACGTGACCCTCCGCCACCTGATGATTCTCGTTCCGCTGGGACTCGTTCTTGCGGCTGAGGGCGTGTTGGAGACCGCGCGCGCGATCGGTGTGGGGAAACGATGGGAACGGGCCTGGATCGGGGCCGGCGTGCTCCTCGTCCTGCTTCCGGCGGTTCCGAATCTCGTGCGCATCCATGCCCGCCCTTACGCAACGCCCACCTGGGCCCCGGCGGCATACGATCCCCGCACCTACGAGCCCCTGATCGTGGACCTCCACGCCGTCACTGACGATCCGCAGTCCGTCGTGGTAGCGACGCGGCAGGGGTTCTTCACACACCACGCCTCGTCGCGGCGCGTTCCGGTTCCGTACGCCGACTATCCGTCGCTCGTGCGCTTTCTCGAGCGCGTGGATGCGGACTATCTCCTGATGGAGTCCAACCTCGGCCACTTCCCCTTCGCGAGCGAGTTCGAGACGGCTCCCCCCCCCGATTTTGAACGATTCTCTCCGGATGAAGGACCAGACGCGGGAGGCCCGGTCCTCTATCGCTTCCGTCCCGGCGCGGGTGTAGCGGCCCCCGAAAGCGGTTCCGGGGCTCCGGGGGACTGAGGTGCCGATGGCGCCCGGGGACGGAGTCAGGTCATGACAGGCATTCCAACGGTTTCGGTCGTGGTGCCGGTCCACAACGAGGAGAGGAATCTCGGTCCCCTGCTTGAGGCGGTAGCCGACTCCCTCGGGCCTCTGGGGCTCACGTACGAGGTCGTCTTCGTGGACGACGGGAGCGCGGACGGCTCTCTCGCGCGGATTCGCGCGCTGATCGAAAGGGAACCGAGGGTAGTTCTGGTGAAGCTCAGCCGAAACTTCGGACACCAGCGGGCGCTCAGCGCCGGGATGAGGTATGCGCGCGGGGAGTGCGTGATCACGATGGACGCCGACCTGCAGCATCCGCCGGAGCTCCTCCCGACCCTGATCGAACGGTGGCGTGAGGGCTACGACGTCGTGTACACGGTCCGGAAAGACCCGAAGGAGACCCCCTGGATCAAACGGGCCACCTCCGCTGGCTTCTATCGCATTCTCAACGCGATCGCGCGGATGCACATTCCGGCGGGTGCCGCCGATTTCCGGTTGTTGGATCGGAAGATCGTGGACCTGCTCGAGGAGTTTCCCGAGCGAAACCTGTTTTTTCGCGGCCTGACGAGCTGGATGGGTTTCCGTCAGATGGCCGTGCCCTACACGGCCCGCCCGCGGCTGACGGGAGAAAGCCAGTATTCGTTCACGAAGATGCTGCGACTCGCCGCGGACGGAATCACCTCCTACACGTCGTTCCCGCTCCAGTTGGCTACCATGGCGGGGATTGCGGTGGCCGGATTGAGCTTCCTCTATGGGACCTACGCGGTCTCGGCCTGGCTCTTCACGGAACAGACCGTTCCAGGTTGGACTTCCGTGCTTGTGTCCGTCCTCTTTCTGGGTGGGATCCAACTGATCAGCATCGGGATCGTCGGCGCGTATGTCGGACAGATCTTTCAGGAAGCTAAGGGACGTCCCCGGTACCTCGTGGAAAGCGTCGAGAACGCCCGAGAGAGATGAGCCTGGGTCTTACGTGCCTCGTTTGCACCAAGAACGAGTTACGGAAGTTTCACTCCGACCTGTTACGGTGCGGTAACTGCGGCTTCGTCACCGCCGAGAACACCCCGAGTCCGGCCGACCTGAGGGAGCTTTACAGCGGCCAATATTTCCGCGGCGGGGAGTACGCGGACTATCTCCGCGACCGAGTCGCGATTCAGAAGAACCTCGGTCGCCGCCTTCGGACGGTGCGGAAATACGTGAAGGCCGGGTTCCTGGTGGAAGTCGGTTCCGCCTATGGCTTCTTCCTCGACCTCGCGCGACGTCACTTCGAGGTTCTCGGATTCGAGCTGTCGGGGGAAGCGGCCGCATACGCGAGGGACACTTTACAGGTTCCCACGCGGACCCGTGACTTCGCCGAGGGGCCGTGGGAGGGACCGCGGCCGGATGTCATCGTGATGCGGGACGTGATCGAACACCTCGTTCGGCCCGACGCATTCATCGAACGTGCCTCGCGCATCCTTGCTCCCGGTGGTGTCCTCTGCCTGACGACGGGGGACATCGGGAGTGCAAATGCCCGCCTTCGCGGCGCGCGGTGGCGGATGATTCACCCGCCGACCCACCTGCGTTATTTCTCGGTGGACTCTCTCTCTCGGCTCCTGGCCCGGTACTCGTTCGAGATCGACGAGGTATCG
Proteins encoded in this window:
- a CDS encoding glycosyltransferase family 2 protein; the protein is MTGIPTVSVVVPVHNEERNLGPLLEAVADSLGPLGLTYEVVFVDDGSADGSLARIRALIEREPRVVLVKLSRNFGHQRALSAGMRYARGECVITMDADLQHPPELLPTLIERWREGYDVVYTVRKDPKETPWIKRATSAGFYRILNAIARMHIPAGAADFRLLDRKIVDLLEEFPERNLFFRGLTSWMGFRQMAVPYTARPRLTGESQYSFTKMLRLAADGITSYTSFPLQLATMAGIAVAGLSFLYGTYAVSAWLFTEQTVPGWTSVLVSVLFLGGIQLISIGIVGAYVGQIFQEAKGRPRYLVESVENARER
- a CDS encoding class I SAM-dependent methyltransferase, with the protein product MSLGLTCLVCTKNELRKFHSDLLRCGNCGFVTAENTPSPADLRELYSGQYFRGGEYADYLRDRVAIQKNLGRRLRTVRKYVKAGFLVEVGSAYGFFLDLARRHFEVLGFELSGEAAAYARDTLQVPTRTRDFAEGPWEGPRPDVIVMRDVIEHLVRPDAFIERASRILAPGGVLCLTTGDIGSANARLRGARWRMIHPPTHLRYFSVDSLSRLLARYSFEIDEVSRPGFTRSMDQILYGALALRGGGGARLYRSVEWAVPRGLTIYLNLFDIMCVVARRAPSSEAGARLRLDDPPNE